A single window of Desulfovibrio sp. G11 DNA harbors:
- a CDS encoding tyrosine-type recombinase/integrase — MASKIMKDGRVRWKGRVQKLGQIRQKLFDTRAAALEWEAEERKASWEATTDTACSLKNWAEKYLDHAAKYDRKTFNEKRQALRKLFAATIGKGKAAQLIVNPLSPVASLTPGKVLAALRVQFETRSGNAANKDRKNLVAAWNWGIKYLGLPTPNPCLVDRFPEKRHPRYVPAEEDFWKVFAQTQGQDRIMLLCYLHLGARRSEIFRLCWEDVDFGNSRIRLYTKKRRDGSLEYDWLPMTGELAEALNWWWDNRTFKDSTHVFICEQDGGFCREQYGKPFKERMQLMKRLCGRAKVKPFGFHAIRHLTASILYKMGQPVSVIQAILRHKSPNTTAIYLRTLGLEETRGALEGLAARFAGHGLEPDPAGNGSGNGCGKVLSFTAKGSTQEKMPASPAPVVVRRKRTA, encoded by the coding sequence GCAGAAACTGTTCGACACCAGGGCAGCAGCCCTGGAATGGGAGGCAGAGGAGCGGAAAGCAAGTTGGGAGGCCACGACAGATACGGCCTGCTCCCTGAAGAATTGGGCGGAAAAGTATCTGGATCATGCAGCCAAGTACGACAGGAAGACCTTCAACGAAAAGCGCCAGGCACTGAGAAAGCTGTTTGCCGCCACAATCGGCAAAGGCAAGGCAGCGCAGCTGATTGTGAATCCATTGTCTCCTGTGGCAAGCCTGACGCCGGGCAAGGTTCTTGCGGCGCTTCGGGTGCAGTTTGAAACCCGCAGCGGCAATGCCGCCAACAAGGATCGTAAAAACCTTGTGGCGGCCTGGAATTGGGGAATCAAGTATTTGGGTCTGCCCACCCCCAATCCCTGCCTTGTGGACAGATTCCCGGAAAAGCGGCATCCGCGTTATGTCCCTGCCGAGGAAGACTTCTGGAAGGTTTTTGCCCAAACGCAAGGGCAGGACAGGATTATGCTGCTTTGTTATCTCCACCTGGGAGCCAGGCGCAGTGAAATCTTCCGGCTATGCTGGGAAGATGTGGACTTCGGCAACAGTCGAATCCGCCTGTATACCAAGAAAAGGCGTGATGGTTCGCTGGAGTATGACTGGCTGCCCATGACCGGTGAACTGGCTGAAGCCCTGAACTGGTGGTGGGACAACCGCACATTCAAAGACAGTACCCATGTCTTCATCTGCGAACAAGACGGTGGATTCTGTCGGGAGCAGTACGGCAAGCCCTTCAAGGAGCGTATGCAGCTCATGAAGCGGCTTTGTGGACGGGCCAAGGTCAAGCCCTTTGGCTTTCATGCCATCCGTCACCTGACTGCCTCCATCCTGTATAAGATGGGACAGCCTGTAAGTGTGATTCAGGCCATTTTGCGGCACAAAAGCCCCAATACCACGGCAATCTATTTACGGACACTGGGGCTTGAAGAGACACGCGGGGCCTTGGAAGGTCTGGCGGCCCGTTTTGCGGGCCACGGCCTTGAACCTGATCCTGCCGGAAACGGTTCTGGAAACGGTTGCGGCAAGGTGCTTTCCTTCACCGCCAAAGGCAGTACACAGGAAAAAATGCCAGCGTCTCCCGCACCGGTGGTTGTTCGCCGCAAACGGACAGCGTGA